In Carassius gibelio isolate Cgi1373 ecotype wild population from Czech Republic chromosome B20, carGib1.2-hapl.c, whole genome shotgun sequence, the following are encoded in one genomic region:
- the LOC127983535 gene encoding cadherin-4-like gives MFPQTSLALSLLLFLTVQILSTGDCWTSSQKQRQKREWVVPPIRFKENVDYSHLPYVGKIRSDNDETMKLHYTLRGPGADQPPVGYFVVDTYTGLVHIIRPLDREERQYYTLIGTAWYSNKTIAEGNIKINVVVEDQNDNSPVFIKPERSSIYEGSPVGTFITQVVAKDADEPDTPHTKIAYSLIKQEPNDGTLFFAVDKDNGIIYVKSSTLDREEHSSFVLTLQAADMYGSPEGNSATATVFIDILDVNDNIPTLEKDEFSASIEENEAPVEVLRIQALDNDEERTDNWLAEFEIVSGNEDGRFSIETDPKTNIGVLYLNKPVDFESVSDMNLNLVVANKALPGAPGAAGASGAGGQHVFFGGSSSVPEQKKYLVKISVKNKPESPKFRPKIKPISVSENPLNSFPRVIDTYTATEEDTGKTAEKVK, from the exons ATGTTTCCACAAACTTCGCTGGCTCTGAGCTTGTTGTTGTTTCTCACTGTGCAG ATATTGAGCACTGGCGACTGCTGGACCAGTTCACAGAAGCAGCGTCAGAAAAGGGAATGGGTCGTTCCTCCCATACGGTTTAAAGAAAATGTAGACTACAGTCATCTGCCCTATGTTGGCAAG ATCCGATCAGACAATGATGAGACCATGAAGCTACACTACACTCTAAGGGGACCAGGAGCTGACCAGCCACCTGTTGGTTACTTTGTAGTAGACACATACACAGGACTGGTTCACATTATACGGCCCCTGGATCGTGAGGAGAGACAATACTACACT cTTATTGGCACTGCATGGTATTCTAACAAAACCATAGCTGAaggtaatattaaaattaatgttgTTGTGGAGGACCAGAATGATAACTCACCAGTTTTCATCAAGCCAGAACGAAGCAGCATTTATGAGGGGAGCCCAGTTG GTACCTTCATAACACAAGTTGTGGCCAAAGATGCAGATGAGCCGGACACTCCTCACACTAAGATAGCATACAGCTTGATCAAGCAAGAGCCAAATGATGGCACGCTTTTCTTTGCTGTTGACAAAGACAATGGAATAATCTATGTGAAGAGCTCAACACTTGACAGAGAG GAACACAGTTCTTTCGTTCTTACGCTGCAAGCTGCTGACATGTATGGAAGCCCTGAAGGAAATTCTGCTACAGCCACTGTATTTATAGATATCCTGGATGTCAATGACAATATTCCTACTTTGGAAAAGGATGAG TTTTCAGCCAGTATTGAGGAGAACGAGGCACCTGTTGAGGTTTTGAGGATCCAGGCTCTGGATAATGACGAAGAGAGGACAGACAATTGGTTGGCCGAGTTTGAAATAGTCTCGGGGAACGAGGATGGACGTTTTTCTATTGAAACTGATCCAAAGACAAATATTGGTGTTTTGTACCTGAACAAG CCTGTAGACTTTGAGTCAGTATCTGATATGAACCTGAATCTAGTTGTTGCAAACAAAGCTCTTCCAGGAGCACCAGGTGCAGCTGGAGCTTCTGGAGCAGGTGGTCAACATGTGTTTTTTGGAGGAAGCTCCAGTGTCCCCGAGCAAAAGAAATACTTAGTTAAGATCAGTGTCAAAAACAAACCAGAAAGCCCAAAGTTCCGGCCAAAGATCAAGCCTATATCTGTTTCTGAGAACCCCCTAAATTCTTTTCCAAGAGTAATTGACACCTACACTGCTACAGAAGAAGACACAGGCAAAACAGCAGAAAAAGTCAAGTAA